From one uncultured Paludibacter sp. genomic stretch:
- the ispF gene encoding 2-C-methyl-D-erythritol 2,4-cyclodiphosphate synthase — translation MNMKIKVGFGYDVHAFAPKRELWLGGIKIDYSLGLKGHSDADVLIHALCDALLGAANLRDIGFNFPDTDKTYKNIDSKILLKDTMKLIREKGFEFMNADCTVCAQEPKLNSYIPKMQRVLSEVMNVDMEDISIKATTTEKLGFVGKKEGMAAYTTVLIISK, via the coding sequence ATGAATATGAAGATAAAAGTTGGTTTTGGTTATGATGTACACGCTTTTGCTCCCAAAAGAGAACTGTGGCTTGGAGGAATAAAAATAGACTATTCATTGGGTTTGAAAGGACATTCGGATGCTGATGTATTGATACACGCGTTGTGTGACGCATTGCTGGGCGCTGCAAATTTACGCGATATTGGGTTTAATTTCCCGGATACGGACAAAACATATAAAAATATCGACAGTAAAATATTGCTGAAGGACACAATGAAACTAATAAGGGAAAAAGGATTTGAGTTTATGAATGCAGATTGTACCGTCTGTGCTCAAGAGCCCAAATTAAACTCATATATACCTAAAATGCAGCGCGTACTATCCGAAGTAATGAACGTGGATATGGAAGACATTTCAATAAAAGCCACCACAACTGAAAAATTAGGATTTGTTGGGAAAAAAGAAGGAATGGCTGCTTATACTACTGTGCTGATAATAAGCAAGTAA
- a CDS encoding conserved exported hypothetical protein (Evidence 4 : Unknown function but conserved in other organisms), translated as MKIKILPFLLFSCIFLNLKAENITTTTHQIKWTGIDVWTTDKSSKSVIAFDGASYPEGFLPYFVEGIACDKNSQYKVAIANPVFIPMTDSKELALIQGNQFSSEIEIKTYKQSERGNYYLKIQILPFIQKEGKVLKLQSFELNIEKTPGSLKTPVAENTIHTYASSSVLANGKFVKVKISESGIYKLTYETLNSMGIDPANVRVFGYGGAMLNQNFLTPKYDDLPEVAIYMNKGADGVFNAGDYILFYAQGVNSWQYDSMRKMFVHTLNPYATEGYYFVTSDAGTGKKIQEYSVAPPDNVEIADVNEFVDYQVHEKESYNLINSGKVFYGEQFNDIVNYTFPFTFPNVIQTETAKIRADVMAISSVVSNYTLKLDAQEKTIPVSATIDQNAIGTSANAYFTYKPSDDVLNVNLSYAKPNGSSRGYLNYIEVNARRQLLMSGSVMFFRNVDSLYSENYNNYQLSGANSNVQIWNITDPTNIKKVVTTYNDGLIEFIDSNESVKQYVAIDPTVSSAFSQPTIGNVVPNQNLHGMDPADLLIITHPRFLSQANNLADAHRTKDNMKVQVVTTEQVYNEFSSGTPDATAYRWAAKMLYDKALALGLTQNIPKYLLLFGRGSYDNRNILINSSESLVLTYQADESLNAINSYITDDYFGLLDDNEITNIKSDLMDVGVGRFPVLTEQEAADVVNKTINYMNNSQKGIWKNQLCFVGDDGGDNNGNVHMFQADSVARMVYAANKGFQLDKIYLDAYKQEINASGESYPLAKAKLSSLIHSGIFMLNFTGHAGPFGWTNEQILTTKDVEEMYNVELPIWIAATCDFVAIDGKGISAGEKVLLNPTGGGIAILSAARTVYSANNFSLNKAFSYNLFKKVNGKYNRLGDAMRIAKNQLSGSGDSNKLSYVLLGDPALKLTYPTDYTVITDKINNRVITGNDTIKALSVDSIQGHVIDMNGNTVNDYNGTLEITIYDKNQKITTLNNHGDGFLVFDDRPNVLYSGKANVVNGAFSFVFMVPKDIRYNYGIGRINYYASEPSSDREAQGYFENFIVGGASSNYDKTDTIGPNLNIYLNYKEFKSGDKVNETPLFVANLEDKNGINTVGSGIGHDLRLVIDEDPLTSYTLNEYFLAQTNSYTEGSVQYKIPTLSEGKHTLTFHAWDLLNNSAVSQLDFEVVNGLTPNIFGVYCYPNPAKVNTKFVVLHDRPETILETTVDVFDLVGRRIWTKSQSSAEDLTWDLTDFVGKKVQKGIYLYKVSIKTSNSSLTSKANKIIVTSLQ; from the coding sequence ATGAAAATAAAAATATTACCTTTTTTGCTTTTTAGCTGTATCTTTCTAAATCTGAAAGCAGAAAACATAACCACAACTACTCATCAAATAAAATGGACAGGTATTGATGTTTGGACAACCGATAAAAGTTCAAAATCAGTCATTGCTTTCGACGGAGCTTCATATCCCGAAGGTTTTTTGCCTTATTTTGTAGAAGGAATAGCGTGTGATAAAAATTCTCAATACAAAGTTGCCATAGCTAATCCAGTGTTTATTCCTATGACAGACTCAAAAGAATTAGCGTTAATACAAGGCAATCAATTTTCCTCAGAAATAGAAATAAAAACTTACAAACAATCAGAAAGAGGGAATTATTATTTAAAAATTCAGATTTTACCTTTTATACAAAAAGAAGGAAAAGTTTTGAAACTTCAGAGTTTCGAATTGAATATAGAAAAAACACCCGGTTCATTGAAAACTCCAGTTGCAGAAAATACTATTCACACTTATGCTTCTTCTTCCGTGCTTGCAAATGGAAAATTTGTAAAAGTAAAAATATCAGAAAGCGGCATTTATAAACTTACTTACGAAACATTGAACTCAATGGGAATAGACCCCGCTAATGTACGTGTTTTTGGATATGGCGGAGCAATGTTAAATCAAAATTTTCTTACTCCTAAATATGATGATTTGCCGGAAGTAGCGATTTATATGAATAAAGGTGCAGATGGAGTGTTTAATGCCGGCGATTACATTTTATTTTATGCACAAGGGGTAAATTCATGGCAATACGATTCTATGCGGAAGATGTTTGTGCATACATTAAATCCGTATGCCACAGAAGGGTATTACTTTGTTACTTCTGATGCGGGCACAGGGAAAAAAATACAAGAATATTCTGTTGCCCCGCCGGATAATGTGGAGATTGCCGATGTCAATGAATTTGTAGATTATCAGGTTCATGAAAAAGAATCATACAATTTGATAAATTCAGGAAAGGTTTTTTATGGAGAACAATTCAATGATATTGTAAATTACACTTTTCCTTTCACTTTTCCAAATGTAATACAAACTGAAACTGCAAAAATAAGGGCGGATGTTATGGCTATATCATCTGTTGTTTCCAATTATACGCTAAAATTGGACGCACAAGAAAAAACCATTCCTGTGTCAGCAACAATAGACCAAAATGCGATAGGAACAAGCGCTAATGCGTATTTTACCTATAAACCTTCCGATGATGTTTTAAATGTTAATCTTTCTTATGCTAAGCCAAACGGTTCATCACGCGGTTATTTGAATTACATAGAAGTGAATGCACGCAGACAGTTACTTATGTCGGGTTCTGTTATGTTTTTTAGAAATGTAGATAGTTTATATTCAGAAAATTATAATAATTACCAATTAAGCGGAGCTAATTCAAATGTTCAAATATGGAATATCACAGATCCAACAAATATTAAAAAAGTAGTAACCACATATAACGATGGATTGATAGAATTTATAGATTCTAATGAATCAGTAAAACAATATGTTGCCATCGATCCCACAGTGAGTAGTGCATTTTCACAACCCACAATTGGGAATGTTGTCCCCAATCAAAATTTGCACGGAATGGATCCTGCGGATTTGCTAATCATTACCCATCCGAGATTTCTTTCACAAGCGAATAACTTGGCTGATGCACACAGAACGAAAGATAATATGAAAGTACAAGTGGTTACAACAGAGCAAGTTTATAATGAATTTTCATCAGGAACTCCGGATGCTACCGCTTACAGATGGGCTGCTAAAATGTTATATGACAAAGCATTGGCTTTAGGTTTGACTCAAAATATACCGAAATATTTACTTCTTTTTGGACGTGGTTCATACGATAATAGAAATATTTTAATAAATTCAAGTGAAAGTTTAGTACTTACATATCAAGCTGATGAATCTCTAAATGCTATTAATTCTTACATTACCGATGACTATTTTGGACTTTTAGATGACAACGAGATCACTAATATCAAAAGTGATTTGATGGATGTAGGAGTAGGGCGTTTTCCTGTTTTAACAGAGCAAGAAGCGGCTGATGTAGTTAATAAAACAATTAATTATATGAATAATTCCCAAAAAGGAATTTGGAAAAATCAACTTTGTTTTGTTGGAGATGATGGAGGTGACAATAATGGGAATGTTCACATGTTTCAAGCGGATAGTGTTGCGAGAATGGTTTATGCTGCTAATAAGGGTTTTCAGTTAGATAAAATATATTTAGATGCATATAAACAAGAGATTAATGCCAGCGGTGAAAGTTACCCGTTGGCTAAGGCAAAGTTGAGTAGTTTAATACATTCCGGAATATTTATGCTCAATTTTACAGGACACGCAGGACCATTCGGGTGGACTAATGAACAAATATTAACCACGAAGGATGTAGAAGAAATGTATAATGTGGAATTACCAATTTGGATTGCAGCCACTTGTGATTTTGTGGCGATAGATGGGAAAGGGATTTCTGCAGGTGAAAAAGTTTTACTTAATCCTACAGGAGGTGGAATTGCTATTTTGTCTGCAGCAAGAACCGTATATTCTGCCAATAATTTTAGTCTGAATAAAGCTTTTTCATATAACCTATTTAAAAAGGTAAATGGGAAATACAATAGATTAGGCGATGCGATGAGAATTGCGAAAAATCAATTAAGTGGTAGCGGAGATTCCAATAAATTATCGTATGTATTATTAGGAGATCCTGCGTTAAAACTAACATATCCAACAGATTATACTGTAATTACGGACAAAATAAATAATCGTGTAATTACTGGAAACGATACCATAAAAGCGCTTTCTGTCGATTCCATACAGGGACACGTAATTGATATGAATGGTAATACTGTAAATGATTATAATGGAACGCTGGAAATTACCATTTATGATAAAAATCAAAAAATCACTACGCTTAATAATCACGGGGACGGTTTTTTGGTTTTTGACGACCGGCCTAATGTGCTGTATTCGGGAAAAGCAAACGTGGTAAACGGAGCATTCTCATTTGTATTTATGGTGCCAAAAGATATTCGTTATAATTACGGAATCGGGAGGATAAATTATTATGCAAGCGAGCCATCTTCTGACAGAGAAGCGCAGGGATATTTTGAAAATTTTATTGTTGGCGGCGCAAGTTCTAATTATGATAAAACAGACACGATAGGTCCAAATCTAAATATTTATTTAAACTATAAAGAATTCAAATCTGGAGATAAGGTAAATGAAACGCCTTTATTTGTTGCGAATCTTGAAGATAAAAATGGAATAAACACAGTAGGAAGTGGTATAGGACATGACTTACGGCTTGTAATTGATGAAGATCCTCTTACTTCTTATACTTTGAATGAATATTTTCTCGCACAAACAAATAGCTATACAGAAGGAAGTGTACAATATAAAATTCCCACATTATCGGAAGGAAAACATACTCTCACTTTTCATGCTTGGGATTTGTTAAATAATTCAGCCGTTTCGCAATTAGATTTTGAAGTAGTTAATGGATTAACTCCCAATATTTTTGGAGTGTATTGTTATCCAAATCCGGCAAAGGTAAATACTAAATTCGTAGTTTTGCATGATAGACCGGAAACCATTCTTGAAACTACCGTGGATGTTTTTGATTTGGTCGGAAGGAGAATTTGGACAAAATCTCAAAGTTCTGCCGAAGATTTAACTTGGGATTTGACTGATTTTGTAGGTAAAAAGGTTCAAAAAGGTATTTATTTATATAAGGTGTCCATAAAAACATCAAACAGCAGCTTAACTTCTAAAGCCAACAAAATAATAGTAACTTCATTACAATAA
- a CDS encoding conserved membrane hypothetical protein (Evidence 4 : Unknown function but conserved in other organisms) — MEKTWLYALISTLIVSSISLIGVFLLSLKARRFNKILILLMSFSVGAMLGNAFFHLLPESYIHLHPSHLTAWFTIAGFFVFFVMERFIHSHSSSEETHLQKVKSYGYLSLYADSLHNFTDGILIGAAWMLNAEVGFATTIAVILHEIPQEIGDFGILIRAGFSKGKALWFNFLAACTAILGTILTLWAGKSLEHFSEYILPIAAGGFIYLATNSLFPEILKETTKKNYWLHLLFILLGLGLMYYFSLHGEHGH; from the coding sequence ATGGAAAAAACTTGGTTGTACGCTTTAATTAGTACGTTGATAGTAAGCAGCATTTCACTGATTGGAGTTTTTTTGCTATCCTTAAAGGCACGCCGTTTTAATAAAATACTTATATTGCTGATGAGTTTTTCGGTGGGAGCAATGTTAGGGAATGCTTTTTTTCATCTATTACCCGAAAGTTATATTCATCTTCATCCGTCTCACCTTACCGCATGGTTTACTATTGCCGGCTTTTTTGTCTTTTTTGTTATGGAGCGCTTCATCCATTCACATTCAAGTTCAGAAGAAACGCATTTGCAAAAAGTTAAATCTTATGGATATTTAAGTTTGTACGCCGATTCGTTGCATAATTTTACCGACGGAATTTTAATTGGAGCTGCATGGATGCTAAATGCGGAAGTAGGTTTTGCCACGACTATTGCGGTTATTCTACACGAAATTCCTCAGGAAATTGGTGATTTCGGAATTTTAATTCGAGCAGGGTTTTCAAAAGGAAAAGCATTATGGTTCAATTTTCTGGCGGCTTGTACGGCTATTTTAGGAACCATACTTACACTTTGGGCAGGAAAAAGCTTAGAGCATTTTTCAGAATATATTTTACCAATTGCAGCCGGAGGATTTATTTATTTGGCAACAAACAGTCTGTTTCCTGAAATTCTGAAAGAAACTACCAAAAAGAATTATTGGCTGCACTTGCTGTTTATTTTGTTGGGATTGGGTTTGATGTATTATTTTTCACTTCACGGCGAACACGGACATTAA
- a CDS encoding conserved hypothetical protein (Evidence 4 : Unknown function but conserved in other organisms), with protein MSKPFLFIILLIFLPFIAVSQTAIKGVVYDKTSKKPLSGAIVSVLDEKSETITYDISSEKGEYRLLFNNADKKILLTGRILGYKEEQIELENKSQQQNLYLEETGIEIKEVTIKSKPINVNEDTLKYSVNTFKSAGDRVIGDVLKKLPGIEVTESGGIKYNGEPINKFYIEGLDLLESKYGIATNNVPVDAVQNVEVIENHQPIKSLKGMISSAQAAINLKLKDNKMARPVGGVRAGGGYSDEVNWLLEIFALQASKKRQTIVMYKTNNTGNDITQEFNEQTISIRDLQNSDDEFQKEILSPSGINNPPIEKERYLFNKTHTASLNNLWKTGEDNQLRVNVNYVNDVETQNTYSQSDYYLGDSVLQVTETDNYTQKQQQLDGGISYNENGKGHYLDDDLKWKIKWNKNNSNSVINGSEIGQSFEMPVTQIQNQLNYLKVFGEKIFNIGSYLSFINQPENLTVDNNGVFSYQKIKLSNFYSKTSSYYSWGWRRSSLRLNGDLEASANNIYTDLDNTLFTDSLQCNKQINIINVELSPLYSYKTDKINFEIEFPINNEVIFKTDKLKNNEKTTDNYFLLNSRVGFSYKFNPFLSFRASYRFAQNIGDYTDYLDAFIMKNYLSYYKPSGILSLRKNQSYSLSINYKNPLSSLFINSYISYVPSETNKSIATRFVELQSVKSDINLRNKTNMWMGNIYLGKYISKIKTNFSITTNYSYYQSSQVQQNILYPFHSNMLSVNFKSNTKVSDFLTFVYLLNFMNNQSTITTSGIKNTSNLNQFGQQFKTYYSPTKKLEFNLQLEQSYNELSTNSFINMFFANMGATYKLKKIDFEFNWNNIFNKKEYAYSAFSGLDTYRYKYGIRPMSVMFTVSFKF; from the coding sequence ATGAGTAAACCGTTTTTATTTATTATTTTACTGATATTTTTACCCTTTATTGCCGTATCACAAACAGCGATAAAGGGTGTTGTATATGATAAAACTAGCAAAAAACCATTAAGTGGAGCAATTGTAAGCGTATTGGATGAAAAAAGCGAGACAATAACGTACGATATTTCTTCGGAGAAAGGAGAATATCGTCTTTTATTTAACAATGCTGATAAAAAAATACTATTGACAGGAAGAATACTCGGTTATAAAGAAGAACAGATAGAATTGGAAAACAAATCACAGCAACAAAACTTGTATTTGGAAGAAACCGGCATAGAAATCAAAGAAGTTACAATAAAATCTAAACCGATTAATGTAAATGAAGATACGCTGAAATACAGCGTAAATACATTTAAATCAGCCGGAGATCGTGTAATAGGCGATGTACTGAAAAAACTTCCCGGTATTGAAGTTACGGAATCGGGAGGAATAAAGTACAACGGTGAACCCATAAATAAATTCTATATTGAAGGACTTGATTTATTGGAGAGCAAATACGGAATAGCTACCAATAATGTACCTGTGGACGCGGTGCAAAATGTAGAAGTAATTGAAAATCATCAGCCCATAAAGTCTCTTAAAGGAATGATTTCCAGCGCACAAGCCGCTATCAATTTAAAACTAAAGGACAATAAAATGGCGCGCCCCGTTGGTGGAGTAAGAGCCGGAGGAGGATATTCTGACGAAGTTAATTGGCTCTTGGAGATATTTGCTTTACAAGCATCCAAGAAAAGGCAGACCATTGTAATGTACAAAACCAATAACACAGGCAATGACATTACGCAGGAATTTAATGAACAAACAATCTCCATCAGAGATTTACAAAATAGCGATGACGAATTCCAAAAAGAGATTTTATCTCCTTCCGGCATAAATAATCCGCCGATTGAAAAAGAACGGTATTTATTTAACAAAACACATACGGCGTCGCTCAATAACCTTTGGAAAACAGGAGAAGACAATCAATTGCGTGTAAACGTAAATTATGTAAATGATGTTGAAACACAAAACACGTATAGTCAAAGTGATTATTATTTAGGCGACAGCGTACTACAAGTAACTGAAACAGATAATTATACGCAAAAGCAACAGCAGTTGGACGGCGGAATTTCTTACAACGAAAACGGTAAAGGACACTATTTAGACGATGATTTGAAATGGAAAATAAAATGGAACAAAAATAACTCCAACTCTGTAATAAATGGAAGTGAAATAGGTCAGAGCTTTGAAATGCCCGTTACACAAATACAAAATCAACTAAATTATTTAAAAGTATTTGGCGAAAAAATCTTTAACATCGGTTCCTATCTTTCATTCATAAATCAACCGGAAAATTTAACCGTTGATAATAACGGAGTTTTTTCGTATCAAAAAATAAAATTATCCAACTTTTATTCTAAAACAAGCAGTTATTATTCTTGGGGCTGGAGACGTTCAAGTTTACGTCTTAACGGAGACCTTGAAGCATCAGCCAATAATATTTATACTGATTTGGATAATACATTATTTACCGACAGTTTACAATGCAACAAACAAATAAATATTATTAATGTAGAACTTTCTCCTTTGTACTCTTACAAAACGGATAAAATCAATTTTGAAATAGAATTCCCTATCAACAACGAAGTTATATTTAAAACCGACAAACTGAAAAATAATGAAAAAACCACTGACAACTATTTTCTACTAAACTCAAGAGTAGGATTTTCATATAAATTTAATCCTTTTCTAAGTTTTCGTGCATCATATCGTTTCGCTCAAAACATTGGAGATTATACCGATTATTTAGACGCTTTTATAATGAAAAATTATCTTAGTTATTACAAGCCGTCAGGTATTTTAAGTTTACGTAAAAATCAATCGTATTCTTTGTCTATCAACTACAAAAATCCATTAAGTTCATTGTTTATAAATAGTTATATTTCTTACGTTCCTTCCGAAACAAATAAATCCATCGCCACCCGTTTTGTAGAATTGCAATCGGTAAAAAGTGATATAAATTTGAGAAACAAAACCAATATGTGGATGGGAAATATTTATTTAGGAAAGTATATTAGTAAAATAAAAACCAATTTTTCAATCACAACAAATTACTCTTATTATCAATCTTCGCAAGTGCAGCAAAATATTCTCTATCCATTTCATTCCAATATGCTCTCTGTTAATTTCAAGTCAAACACAAAAGTGTCTGATTTTCTGACGTTTGTTTATCTTTTGAATTTTATGAACAATCAATCAACAATTACTACTTCAGGTATAAAAAACACATCAAATTTAAATCAATTCGGACAGCAATTTAAAACTTATTATTCTCCAACTAAAAAACTGGAATTTAACTTGCAATTAGAGCAATCTTACAATGAATTAAGTACAAATTCTTTTATAAATATGTTTTTTGCAAATATGGGAGCGACCTACAAATTAAAGAAAATTGACTTTGAGTTTAATTGGAATAATATTTTTAATAAAAAAGAATATGCTTATTCCGCATTTAGCGGATTAGATACATATAGATACAAATATGGAATTAGACCAATGTCGGTTATGTTTACCGTGAGCTTTAAATTTTAA
- a CDS encoding hypothetical protein (Evidence 5 : Unknown function) has protein sequence MKHIKIIFFLAIFPSILFSQKLTWEVGTDFFFDNTEFAKSSYTIDQTMAGIHLNPEIGVKWDRKYTLYGGVDMLKRLGSNDVADDIHLLAYYQFKDKKTLFRAGLFKKEDLLDDYSNFFFQDSVRYYRSVMEGLFFKKGNKNQFVKLWLDWTGLQSDTVRESFFLGASAYQGFAKHFFADFQSYVFHYARTQPPISDQYVCDNILAQVSVGYKYSYKNWDKIVVSAGILAGFERNRKNMDDYYMPVGFVGKVDAEYKQFGMENLLYAGEQRMKLYNDLGNAFYWGNPFLRGNFYLQNKLYWKVFDTKYVSGQLASRQHFSEGKLYFEQLFTLSASIGK, from the coding sequence ATGAAACATATTAAGATTATCTTTTTCTTAGCGATTTTTCCATCTATTTTATTTTCACAAAAATTAACATGGGAAGTAGGAACCGATTTTTTCTTTGATAATACAGAATTTGCAAAATCATCATACACGATTGATCAAACAATGGCGGGAATACATTTGAACCCCGAAATTGGAGTGAAATGGGATAGGAAATATACATTGTACGGAGGTGTGGATATGTTGAAAAGGTTAGGTTCGAACGATGTTGCTGATGATATTCATTTGTTGGCTTATTATCAATTTAAAGATAAAAAAACGCTTTTCAGAGCGGGTTTATTTAAAAAAGAAGATTTATTAGACGATTATTCCAATTTCTTTTTTCAGGATTCTGTACGTTATTACCGCTCGGTAATGGAAGGACTTTTTTTCAAAAAAGGGAATAAAAATCAGTTTGTAAAACTTTGGTTGGATTGGACAGGATTGCAATCGGATACGGTAAGGGAAAGTTTCTTTTTGGGGGCTTCGGCGTATCAAGGATTTGCAAAACACTTTTTCGCTGATTTTCAATCGTATGTTTTTCATTATGCAAGAACACAACCTCCAATTTCCGATCAGTATGTTTGCGATAATATTTTGGCTCAAGTATCTGTAGGATACAAATATTCCTATAAGAATTGGGATAAAATTGTAGTTTCGGCGGGTATTTTAGCAGGATTTGAACGCAACAGAAAAAATATGGATGATTATTATATGCCGGTAGGCTTTGTTGGAAAAGTTGATGCTGAATACAAGCAATTTGGCATGGAAAATTTGCTTTATGCGGGGGAACAACGTATGAAACTTTACAATGATTTGGGGAATGCTTTTTATTGGGGAAATCCGTTTTTGCGCGGTAATTTTTATCTTCAAAATAAATTGTACTGGAAAGTGTTTGATACAAAATATGTTTCGGGGCAATTAGCGTCACGACAACATTTCTCGGAAGGAAAACTTTATTTTGAACAGCTTTTTACACTTTCGGCAAGCATTGGAAAATAA
- a CDS encoding conserved exported hypothetical protein (Evidence 4 : Unknown function but conserved in other organisms) — translation MFSDIKRKKMKKTYLISFTLLLSFISIYSQQDVNSQLNPLITGVPSLTITPDSRAGGMGDVGAATTPDINSQYWNPAKYAFMESPAGVAISYTPWLSKLVSDINLGYVAGYWKFDDFSSVSGSLRYFSLGEINLTDAEGNSYGTAQPYEMALDAAYARKLSENWSAAVAFRYIRSDLNNGQNGDGSGEEMFPGNAFAADIATYYNTLIPMATGDAKLGLGLNISNIGSKISYDKNQTNLFIPTNMRLGGSFEYPFDDYNKISINADLNKLLVPTPVKQMEGESDEDFDARRQEYYQISPIAGIFKSFSDAPGGAKEELQEIMWSVGAEYAYNNQFFVRGGYFNESQFKGNRKYFTAGVGFKLNVFQLDXSYIISAAQSNPLDQTLRFTLGFDLAGLTEMMR, via the coding sequence ATGTTTTCTGATATAAAAAGAAAAAAGATGAAAAAGACTTATTTAATTTCATTTACATTATTATTATCATTTATTTCTATTTACAGCCAACAAGATGTAAATAGCCAATTAAATCCATTAATTACAGGTGTTCCTTCTTTAACAATTACTCCCGATTCCCGCGCGGGTGGTATGGGTGATGTTGGTGCAGCTACAACTCCCGATATTAATTCACAGTATTGGAATCCGGCAAAATATGCTTTTATGGAAAGTCCGGCAGGTGTTGCAATTTCTTATACTCCATGGTTAAGTAAATTAGTAAGCGATATCAATTTAGGATATGTTGCAGGATACTGGAAATTTGATGATTTTTCATCTGTTAGCGGTTCGTTGCGTTATTTCTCTCTGGGTGAAATTAACCTGACCGACGCCGAAGGAAACAGTTACGGAACAGCGCAGCCTTACGAAATGGCGTTAGATGCTGCTTATGCTCGTAAATTATCAGAGAATTGGTCGGCGGCTGTTGCTTTCCGTTATATTCGTTCCGATTTGAATAACGGACAAAATGGAGATGGAAGTGGGGAAGAAATGTTCCCGGGAAATGCATTTGCTGCAGATATTGCTACATATTATAACACTCTAATCCCTATGGCAACAGGTGATGCAAAACTAGGTTTGGGATTGAATATTTCTAACATTGGTTCCAAAATTTCTTACGATAAAAATCAAACCAATTTATTTATTCCTACCAATATGCGTTTAGGAGGATCATTTGAATATCCTTTTGATGATTATAATAAAATCTCTATAAATGCGGATTTGAATAAGTTGTTGGTTCCAACTCCGGTTAAACAAATGGAAGGTGAATCCGACGAAGATTTTGATGCCAGAAGACAGGAATATTATCAAATTTCACCTATTGCAGGTATCTTTAAATCGTTCAGTGATGCTCCCGGAGGTGCAAAAGAAGAATTACAAGAAATTATGTGGTCTGTAGGTGCTGAATACGCATATAATAATCAATTTTTTGTGCGTGGCGGTTACTTCAATGAAAGTCAGTTTAAAGGAAACCGTAAGTATTTTACTGCCGGTGTGGGTTTCAAGTTAAATGTTTTCCAATTAGACNCTTCTTATATAATTTCAGCAGCACAATCCAATCCGTTAGATCAAACGTTGCGTTTCACCCTTGGATTTGATTTAGCAGGTTTAACAGAAATGATGAGATAA
- the tsaA gene encoding putative peroxiredoxin (Evidence 3 : Putative function from multiple computational evidences), with the protein MVLVGKKAPAVEGTAVINGGEIIENFSLEQYKGKYVIFFFYPADFTFVCPTELIAFQEKMNEFESRNTVIVGASTDSEFSHWKWLQTPQNQGGIQGVKYPLFSDQNLLVSKAYDVLAGEEDYNDNGDVIFTGAAKAYRGLFLIDKEGIVRHQVVNDMPLGRNVDEVIRILDALQFTEQYGEVCPANWKKGDKAMKPTHEGVSDYLSNH; encoded by the coding sequence ATGGTATTAGTAGGTAAAAAAGCTCCTGCTGTAGAAGGAACAGCGGTAATAAACGGTGGAGAAATTATTGAAAACTTTTCGTTGGAACAATACAAAGGAAAATATGTTATTTTCTTTTTCTACCCTGCAGATTTCACTTTTGTTTGCCCAACTGAATTGATTGCTTTTCAGGAAAAAATGAATGAATTTGAATCACGAAATACAGTGATAGTCGGCGCATCCACCGATTCTGAATTTTCCCATTGGAAGTGGTTACAAACTCCTCAAAATCAAGGTGGAATTCAAGGTGTAAAATATCCGCTTTTTTCGGATCAAAACTTATTGGTTTCAAAAGCGTACGATGTTCTTGCGGGAGAAGAAGATTACAACGACAATGGCGATGTGATTTTCACAGGAGCTGCAAAAGCATATCGCGGTTTGTTTTTAATTGATAAAGAAGGGATTGTACGTCATCAGGTTGTGAACGATATGCCTCTTGGACGCAATGTAGACGAAGTAATTCGTATTTTGGATGCGCTTCAGTTTACAGAACAATACGGCGAAGTTTGTCCTGCCAACTGGAAAAAAGGAGACAAGGCAATGAAACCTACACACGAAGGAGTTTCAGATTACCTGTCGAATCATTAA